One Polaribacter sp. SA4-12 genomic window carries:
- a CDS encoding tyrosine-protein phosphatase: MIFFKKKEIPLIDFFSEGFVDIHSHLLPGIDDGAKNLDNSIELILKMRSYGIKNIITTPHVLGDVYANSSNTIKEKLQEVKEELIKRNIKDISIDAAAEYMMDEQFSKLLENNDILTLKDNFVLVEMSYFSAPLNIYEILFEIQLKGYKPVLAHPERYSFYHNDFKNYHKLKKAGCLFQLNLLSLTEQYGKGVQKISDKLLKENLYDFVGTDTHHHNHLALLKKIGTKKNLEKINHLLNNNKKFL, encoded by the coding sequence ATGATTTTTTTTAAGAAAAAGGAAATTCCTTTAATAGATTTTTTTTCGGAAGGTTTTGTTGATATTCATTCGCATTTGCTACCAGGTATTGATGACGGGGCTAAAAATTTAGACAACTCTATTGAGTTAATTCTAAAAATGCGTTCTTATGGAATTAAAAATATAATAACTACACCCCATGTTTTAGGAGATGTTTATGCAAATTCTTCAAATACTATAAAAGAAAAATTACAGGAAGTAAAAGAAGAGCTTATAAAAAGGAATATAAAAGATATATCTATTGATGCTGCTGCAGAATACATGATGGATGAGCAGTTTTCTAAACTTTTAGAAAACAATGATATACTGACTTTAAAAGATAATTTTGTTCTTGTAGAAATGTCTTATTTTAGTGCTCCACTTAATATTTATGAAATTTTATTTGAAATACAATTAAAAGGATACAAGCCTGTTTTAGCACATCCTGAACGATATAGTTTTTATCATAATGATTTTAAAAATTATCATAAACTAAAAAAAGCAGGTTGTTTATTTCAGTTAAACTTATTATCTCTTACTGAACAATATGGAAAAGGTGTTCAAAAAATTTCTGACAAACTTTTAAAAGAGAATTTATATGACTTTGTTGGAACTGATACCCATCATCATAATCATTTAGCTCTTCTAAAAAAAATTGGTACTAAAAAGAATTTAGAAAAAATAAATCACTTATTAAATAATAATAAAAAGTTCCTATAA